A window of Candidatus Terasakiella magnetica contains these coding sequences:
- a CDS encoding FYDLN acid domain-containing protein — MKPEWGTKHECPGCGAHYYDMRNADASCPKCNEPINDEAALMAKKGDVDDTAPPKKEAGNILDEFEDVETDLEASEGEDDFIEDTEDLVGSDETDMSEIMEHIDEGVVDQNL, encoded by the coding sequence ATGAAACCCGAATGGGGAACCAAGCACGAATGTCCGGGCTGTGGCGCACATTATTATGATATGCGCAACGCTGATGCCTCGTGCCCGAAATGCAATGAGCCGATCAATGACGAAGCCGCCTTAATGGCCAAAAAAGGCGATGTGGACGACACCGCGCCACCCAAAAAAGAGGCCGGCAACATCCTAGATGAATTCGAAGATGTGGAAACCGACCTTGAGGCGAGCGAAGGCGAAGATGATTTCATCGAAGATACAGAAGATCTTGTGGGCAGCGATGAAACCGATATGTCTGAAATCATGGAACATATCGACGAAGGCGTTGTTGACCAAAACCTCTAA